From Bosea sp. NBC_00550, the proteins below share one genomic window:
- a CDS encoding OmpA family protein, translating to MSQPARWIWGLIPLALLWGAGNLGLDDAIERDVGARAVQAVAAVAGKTPGARPVVAQVEGRDVTIGGEVLSTDGANKAMSQLRSEFGVRRAFGGLSQVVAQKPYSWFAARSADNVALGGFVPDLDTASANLAAAARALPGLRIDDRQIVAFGAPEGFAAMTASMIAELPRLASGRIALDDGRFCIEGKAASPDAFRALEAAAAQPAHSGFRAVTCDLEPPTIAPYRWSAERSAGNALVLRGFYPNEEVRRQLLDSVKRAFGAAVPLRDELQPGAGAPSAFPEKVARAAVDLARLREGRAEITGDVYTLSGKGPDSYDACQALRLQIAQMDGPDSVARVAVDCPPEPPPVPVVVPLPEVPGLILDDVLPAAPAPRDTAGPGLSASGTAAPPMASGAVAGAPATAPSVAVLLDWTARRTDGRIALEGALPSEPVRTGVLTAARRLFAETAIDDLMAVAPALRSELDIPASLSFALDVLSKLKSGSVSVRDKAFVMAGEVADAAGLAALRDILARGAPAGLSVPSSLPDSIVVRPYGLALSMDRTGMRLSGYLPDEAMRAALRGLIADSPLKDRLEDTAVVVPGAPPGFGAAIRTVLTDLLRLDLGSASIEDERIAIRGLTCRELVKSEVETSASSGLPPGFKADAVIGLRQTGCVVDPPASCQNDLDNLTRQNTVLFGQGTSVVELDTTTERVIGEAAAILKKCPGAPVTIEGHANRDGERHGFDNQDLSLRRALRVREELTRRGIDPGQLTVKAYGSARPLVSYDTSEAKTMNRRVQFTVAK from the coding sequence ATGTCGCAGCCGGCGCGCTGGATCTGGGGGCTGATTCCGCTGGCTCTGCTATGGGGCGCGGGAAATCTCGGACTGGACGATGCGATCGAGCGCGACGTCGGTGCCCGGGCCGTGCAGGCCGTGGCTGCGGTTGCCGGCAAGACGCCGGGCGCTCGCCCGGTCGTGGCTCAGGTCGAGGGCCGGGACGTCACCATAGGCGGCGAGGTTCTCTCCACCGACGGCGCCAACAAGGCGATGTCGCAGCTTCGAAGCGAATTCGGCGTCCGCCGTGCGTTCGGAGGACTGTCCCAGGTCGTGGCACAGAAGCCTTACTCTTGGTTCGCCGCGCGCTCGGCGGACAATGTCGCGCTCGGCGGCTTCGTTCCGGATCTCGACACGGCCTCGGCCAATCTCGCAGCTGCGGCGCGCGCGCTGCCGGGGCTGCGCATCGACGACCGCCAGATCGTCGCCTTCGGAGCGCCCGAAGGCTTCGCCGCGATGACCGCCTCCATGATCGCTGAATTGCCCAGATTGGCCTCGGGCCGGATCGCGCTCGACGATGGCCGCTTCTGCATCGAAGGCAAAGCCGCGAGTCCCGACGCGTTCCGCGCGCTCGAGGCTGCCGCGGCGCAGCCAGCTCATTCCGGATTCCGGGCCGTGACGTGCGATCTCGAGCCGCCGACCATCGCGCCTTATCGCTGGAGCGCCGAGCGCAGCGCCGGCAACGCGCTCGTCCTGCGTGGTTTCTATCCGAATGAGGAGGTGCGCAGGCAGCTTCTCGACTCGGTGAAACGCGCCTTTGGAGCAGCCGTCCCCCTGCGCGACGAATTGCAGCCGGGCGCCGGTGCGCCGTCGGCGTTCCCCGAGAAGGTTGCCCGCGCTGCCGTAGATCTCGCCCGCCTCCGCGAGGGCAGGGCCGAGATCACTGGCGACGTCTACACGCTCTCCGGCAAAGGCCCGGACAGCTACGACGCCTGCCAGGCCCTGCGCCTGCAGATCGCCCAGATGGATGGGCCGGATTCGGTCGCGCGTGTCGCGGTCGATTGCCCACCGGAGCCGCCGCCGGTCCCTGTGGTCGTGCCCTTGCCTGAGGTGCCGGGCTTGATCCTGGACGATGTGCTGCCCGCCGCGCCCGCACCTCGTGACACCGCCGGGCCTGGGCTTTCGGCCTCTGGCACTGCTGCGCCACCGATGGCCTCCGGCGCGGTAGCCGGTGCGCCGGCAACCGCGCCGTCGGTTGCGGTCCTGCTCGATTGGACCGCGAGGCGCACCGATGGTCGCATCGCTCTGGAGGGAGCGCTGCCCAGCGAGCCGGTTCGGACCGGCGTCCTTACCGCTGCGCGCCGCCTGTTCGCGGAAACGGCGATCGACGACCTCATGGCTGTCGCGCCTGCGCTGCGCTCCGAACTCGACATCCCGGCATCGCTGTCTTTCGCGCTCGACGTGCTGTCGAAGCTGAAATCCGGCTCGGTGTCGGTTCGCGACAAGGCTTTCGTCATGGCGGGCGAGGTTGCGGACGCTGCGGGGCTCGCCGCGCTGCGCGACATCCTTGCCCGAGGGGCTCCGGCAGGCCTCAGCGTGCCGTCTTCTTTGCCGGATAGTATCGTGGTGCGGCCCTATGGCCTGGCGCTGTCCATGGACCGCACCGGCATGCGACTGTCCGGCTATCTGCCGGACGAGGCAATGCGGGCGGCCCTGCGTGGACTTATCGCGGATTCCCCGCTCAAGGACCGGCTCGAAGACACAGCGGTTGTCGTGCCGGGAGCTCCGCCCGGTTTCGGGGCCGCCATACGAACGGTTCTCACAGATCTGCTGCGTCTCGATCTCGGCTCGGCGTCTATCGAGGATGAGCGGATCGCCATCCGCGGCCTGACCTGCCGCGAACTGGTCAAGAGCGAGGTCGAGACCAGCGCGTCCTCAGGTCTGCCGCCGGGCTTCAAGGCCGATGCCGTGATCGGTCTGCGCCAGACTGGCTGCGTGGTCGATCCACCGGCGAGCTGCCAGAATGATCTCGACAATCTGACCAGGCAAAACACGGTCCTGTTCGGGCAGGGCACATCCGTCGTCGAGCTCGACACGACGACGGAGCGGGTGATCGGCGAGGCGGCGGCCATCCTCAAGAAATGCCCGGGCGCTCCGGTCACCATCGAAGGACACGCCAACCGCGACGGCGAGCGGCACGGCTTCGACAATCAGGATCTGTCGCTGCGGCGAGCATTGCGCGTGCGCGAGGAGCTGACGCGGCGCGGCATCGATCCGGGCCAGCTCACGGTCAAGGCCTATGGCAGTGCGCGTCCGCTGGTGTCTTATGACACGTCGGAAGCCAAGACGATGAACCGCCGCGTGCAGTTCACCGTGGCGAAGTAG
- a CDS encoding alpha/beta fold hydrolase produces the protein MTSEPGFISRFVSARDGLKLHLRDYGPLEAPALPIICLPGFARTAADFHELALAFAQDDAKPRRVLALDYRGRGLSDYDRDWKNYDIRIELDDLMQVLVAMGVEQAVFVGTSRGGLLTMALAAARPAVIRGAVLNDVGPVIDARGLLRIRGYVGKLPMPRSFSEGAEILKRLSDQHFPVLSEAEWEVMARRTWTDRDGALRPDYDPQLMKVLEELDLETPLPVLWTYFDGLKAVPLLAIRGANSDLLAEKTLQDMAERHSDCEIYTAPGQGHAPLLGSNEMIRRIGKLIARAERRAA, from the coding sequence ATGACATCCGAGCCCGGTTTCATTTCCCGCTTCGTCAGCGCCCGCGACGGACTCAAGCTGCATCTGCGCGATTACGGCCCGCTCGAAGCACCCGCGCTGCCCATTATCTGCCTACCCGGTTTCGCGCGCACGGCGGCCGATTTCCACGAACTGGCCCTGGCTTTTGCCCAGGACGACGCCAAGCCGCGCCGCGTGCTGGCGCTCGACTATCGCGGCCGCGGGCTCTCCGACTACGACCGCGACTGGAAGAACTACGACATCCGCATCGAGCTCGACGACCTGATGCAGGTGCTGGTGGCGATGGGGGTCGAACAGGCCGTCTTCGTCGGCACCTCGCGCGGCGGGCTTCTGACCATGGCGCTGGCGGCAGCACGCCCCGCCGTGATCCGCGGCGCCGTCCTCAACGATGTCGGCCCGGTGATCGACGCGCGCGGCCTGCTGCGCATCCGCGGCTATGTCGGCAAGCTGCCGATGCCGCGCAGCTTTTCGGAAGGGGCCGAGATCCTGAAAAGGCTCTCCGACCAGCATTTCCCGGTGCTGAGTGAAGCCGAATGGGAGGTGATGGCCCGCCGGACCTGGACGGATCGCGACGGCGCGCTCAGGCCGGACTACGACCCCCAGCTGATGAAGGTCCTCGAAGAGCTCGACCTCGAGACGCCGCTGCCGGTGTTGTGGACCTATTTCGACGGCCTCAAGGCCGTGCCGCTGCTGGCGATCCGCGGTGCCAATTCCGACCTTCTGGCAGAAAAGACATTGCAGGACATGGCCGAGCGCCATTCCGACTGCGAGATTTATACCGCCCCCGGTCAGGGCCACGCCCCGCTGCTGGGCTCGAATGAGATGATCCGGCGCATCGGCAAGCTGATTGCCCGGGCCGAGCGGCGCGCGGCCTGA
- a CDS encoding MarR family winged helix-turn-helix transcriptional regulator — MPLEPFLTFRLDQLSQTAMAKASRVYKERLGLNIRELRVMRVIGDTPGLSSRALSDGALIEQTLVSKHLRKLVDQGYVQREIESADARRVALRLTAKGTAIRQEADRLGEELERDFLAVLTPEELDSLNRCLAKLKGWGAS, encoded by the coding sequence ATGCCCCTCGAACCCTTCCTGACCTTTCGGCTCGACCAGTTGAGCCAGACCGCGATGGCGAAGGCCTCGCGGGTCTACAAGGAGCGGCTCGGCCTCAATATCCGCGAGCTGCGCGTGATGCGCGTGATCGGCGACACTCCGGGCCTGTCGTCCCGCGCGCTGTCGGACGGGGCCCTTATCGAGCAGACGCTTGTTTCCAAGCATCTGCGCAAGCTGGTGGATCAAGGCTACGTCCAGCGCGAGATCGAAAGCGCCGATGCTCGCCGCGTCGCGCTCCGACTGACGGCAAAGGGGACCGCCATCCGTCAGGAGGCCGACCGGCTGGGCGAGGAACTGGAGCGCGATTTCCTCGCCGTGCTCACGCCGGAAGAACTCGACAGCCTCAATCGCTGCCTCGCCAAGCTGAAAGGCTGGGGCGCATCCTGA
- a CDS encoding MFS transporter translates to MTAATIQIGQSRSPAMVRRAVISSVIGNGLEWYDFLVYGFFATVIAQVFFPSSDPLVSALLTAATFAISFLVRPIGGVLLSTYADRFGRKPILTVMILIMGFSTVLIGLTPSYATIGILAPILVIIARILQGISVGAEFASATAMLVEYAPPGRKMTFGSFQMCSQALALALAAFSGYALATLLSPEALQSWGWRIPFLLGSLITPLGFYIRRFVDESPEYESEGGKSASRTPFRAVLAEHRNALLRCFGIMIPGTASNYVWFIFLPGYVVRQLKLPFTSAMLSSLIGGILLFIFVPIMGHLADRWSAFRIWLLGMLSFALLSYPLLAYVVAVPSFERLLIAQAICALSIAAIWAPTPGLLAGMFPTDVRSTGMSIAYNVVVLLFGGLAPFTLTWLVAKTGSDMVPSYYLLACTALSLIALGLASRTSSPR, encoded by the coding sequence ATGACCGCCGCCACCATCCAGATCGGGCAATCGCGCTCTCCCGCGATGGTCCGGCGCGCCGTGATCTCCTCGGTGATCGGCAACGGCCTCGAATGGTACGACTTCCTGGTCTACGGCTTCTTCGCCACGGTCATCGCACAGGTCTTTTTCCCGAGTTCCGACCCGCTCGTCTCGGCGCTGCTGACGGCTGCGACCTTCGCGATCTCCTTCCTCGTCCGGCCTATCGGCGGCGTGCTGCTCTCGACCTATGCCGACCGCTTCGGCCGCAAGCCGATCCTGACGGTGATGATCCTGATCATGGGGTTCTCGACCGTGCTGATCGGGCTGACGCCGAGCTATGCGACGATCGGCATCCTCGCGCCGATCCTCGTCATCATCGCCCGCATCCTGCAGGGCATCTCTGTCGGTGCCGAATTCGCCTCCGCCACGGCGATGCTGGTGGAATACGCGCCGCCCGGCCGCAAGATGACCTTCGGCAGCTTCCAGATGTGCTCGCAGGCGCTGGCGCTCGCGCTCGCGGCCTTCTCCGGCTATGCGCTGGCGACGCTGCTGTCACCCGAGGCACTCCAGAGCTGGGGCTGGCGCATCCCCTTCCTGCTGGGATCGCTGATCACGCCACTCGGCTTCTACATCCGCCGCTTCGTCGACGAATCTCCCGAATACGAGAGCGAGGGCGGCAAAAGCGCCAGCCGGACGCCGTTCCGGGCCGTGCTGGCCGAGCATCGCAACGCGCTGCTGCGCTGCTTCGGCATCATGATCCCCGGCACGGCCTCGAACTATGTCTGGTTCATCTTCCTGCCGGGCTATGTGGTGCGGCAGCTCAAGCTGCCCTTCACCAGCGCGATGCTGAGCTCGCTGATCGGCGGCATCCTGCTGTTCATCTTCGTGCCGATCATGGGCCATCTCGCCGACCGGTGGAGCGCCTTCCGAATCTGGCTGTTGGGCATGCTGAGCTTCGCGCTGCTGTCCTATCCGCTGTTGGCCTATGTCGTGGCTGTACCGAGCTTCGAACGCCTGCTCATCGCACAAGCGATCTGCGCGCTGTCGATCGCGGCGATCTGGGCGCCGACGCCGGGCCTGCTCGCCGGCATGTTCCCGACCGATGTGCGCTCGACCGGCATGTCGATCGCCTACAATGTCGTGGTGCTGCTGTTCGGCGGGCTCGCGCCCTTCACCCTGACCTGGCTGGTGGCGAAGACGGGCTCGGACATGGTTCCGTCCTACTATCTCCTTGCCTGCACCGCGCTGTCGCTGATTGCGCTCGGGCTGGCGAGCCGGACAAGCAGCCCTCGCTAG
- a CDS encoding amidohydrolase encodes MLQDIADFAPTLQAWRRDLHAHPEIAFQEFRTSDFVARTLESFGIEVHRGLGGTGLVGVIKGAAEGPTIGLRADMDALPMDEETGLDYSSTTETTFHGCGHDGHTVMLLAAARHLAANPPKRGKVHLIFQPAEEVGQGAERMIADGLFERFPCSEVYALHTIPLYAEGTAAVRSGPTLSGTTVFEIKVKGVGGHGAAPHTTVDPLQVAARLATEISSIVGRHVDPMEPAVISLGRLSAGTAPNVIPDTAELGGTIRTYDPATEARIVDKLDAICRGFALMSGCTITCTKKAGCPPCLNDPRAAEAAAAAAGTVLGEANVKVDLKPLPFSDDFALMLREWPGAYIFLGQPGAMCHHPTFDFDDRLLPIGASILCRLVERQTGANA; translated from the coding sequence ATGCTGCAGGACATTGCCGATTTCGCGCCGACGCTTCAGGCGTGGCGCCGCGACCTTCACGCCCATCCCGAAATCGCCTTCCAGGAATTTCGAACCTCGGACTTCGTCGCGCGGACGCTGGAATCCTTCGGCATCGAGGTGCATCGCGGGCTGGGCGGCACCGGTCTCGTCGGCGTCATCAAGGGCGCGGCCGAGGGGCCGACCATCGGGCTCCGGGCCGATATGGACGCCCTGCCGATGGATGAAGAGACCGGGCTCGACTACAGTTCGACGACGGAAACGACATTCCACGGCTGCGGCCATGACGGCCATACGGTGATGCTGCTCGCGGCGGCGCGCCATCTCGCCGCCAACCCACCCAAGCGCGGCAAGGTGCATCTGATCTTCCAGCCGGCCGAGGAGGTCGGACAGGGCGCCGAGCGCATGATCGCCGATGGGCTATTCGAGCGCTTCCCTTGCTCCGAGGTCTACGCGCTGCACACCATCCCGCTCTACGCGGAAGGAACGGCGGCCGTCCGATCCGGCCCGACGCTGAGCGGCACCACCGTCTTCGAGATCAAGGTCAAGGGCGTGGGCGGCCACGGCGCGGCACCGCACACCACCGTCGATCCGCTTCAGGTCGCGGCGCGGCTCGCGACCGAGATCTCCTCGATCGTCGGACGCCATGTCGACCCGATGGAGCCGGCCGTCATCAGCCTCGGAAGGCTCTCGGCCGGCACCGCCCCGAATGTCATCCCGGATACCGCCGAGCTCGGCGGCACGATCCGCACCTATGACCCGGCGACGGAAGCCCGCATCGTCGACAAGCTCGATGCGATCTGCCGCGGCTTCGCGCTGATGTCGGGCTGCACCATCACCTGCACGAAGAAGGCGGGTTGCCCGCCCTGCCTCAACGATCCGCGTGCGGCGGAAGCGGCTGCGGCCGCCGCCGGCACTGTGCTCGGCGAGGCCAATGTGAAGGTCGATCTCAAGCCCCTGCCCTTCTCGGACGACTTCGCGCTGATGCTGCGCGAGTGGCCCGGCGCCTATATCTTCCTCGGGCAGCCCGGCGCGATGTGCCACCACCCGACCTTCGATTTCGATGACCGCCTGCTCCCGATCGGCGCCAGCATCCTGTGCCGTCTCGTCGAGCGCCAGACGGGAGCCAACGCATGA
- a CDS encoding lytic transglycosylase domain-containing protein, which translates to MASPAAARRLLGLLLPALLCASSTRAGDDGMLVSQRKLAMIGDIEITGALPSYPPAVMRDEDAINPDAVKAAVAAYRRGALGEGDDLAARIDDRAARALLEWVAILANAGSVSFSRIDAFLREHPNYPATTRFRRRAEEALIAEKKSPLVVRTFFHGQQPVSPAGRIALALALKDEGRTDEAIALARKSWRTDPFGQALEKIVLKEFETALTKDDHRLRTERFLFKESGEAALRNAARVSADYVVLARARLASAGARRPISDKLIAAVPPSVRSDVSFAFLQAQQARRGDKLDDAVKALANIPRDPALLGDGDGWWEERRIISRKLIDAGQPAKAYEVSAGHGAEDAAERIEAEWHAGFVALRFLKKADVALKHFDAAAAIAETPISASRAAYWRGRAYEELGKTEEAKASFGKAAEQPIAYYGQLARAKLGLAGLPLRSSAAAGLEALPGHRGVRLLYRIGERDLATAMLNDLAQRLHTTEALEAVAAIARREADARALVGIGKAALQRGFPLDMAAYPTNGIPEFDVLGDPMERAIVHAIARQESAFEPTAMSQAGARGLMQMMPATARETARRAGLPFDWQKLGQDPLYAARMGAAHLNDLLKEWRGSYILSFAAYNAGSPNVKKWIAAYGDPRDPEVDAVDWVERIPFSETRNYVQRVMENLQVYRERLNQRTAYLIDYDLKRGGKRD; encoded by the coding sequence ATGGCCTCGCCTGCCGCCGCGCGGAGACTGCTCGGCCTGCTGCTGCCTGCCCTGCTCTGCGCCTCATCGACGCGAGCCGGCGACGACGGCATGCTTGTGAGCCAGCGCAAACTCGCCATGATCGGCGACATTGAGATCACGGGCGCCCTGCCGTCCTATCCACCCGCCGTCATGCGCGACGAGGATGCGATCAATCCGGATGCCGTGAAGGCGGCCGTCGCCGCCTATCGCCGCGGCGCGCTCGGAGAGGGCGACGATCTCGCTGCGCGGATCGACGACCGCGCGGCGCGCGCGCTGCTTGAATGGGTGGCGATCCTCGCCAATGCGGGCTCCGTGTCCTTCTCGCGGATCGACGCCTTCCTCCGCGAGCATCCGAATTATCCGGCCACGACCCGTTTTCGACGACGCGCCGAAGAGGCGCTGATCGCCGAGAAGAAGAGCCCCCTGGTCGTGCGCACCTTCTTCCATGGCCAGCAGCCGGTCTCGCCGGCCGGAAGGATTGCGCTCGCTCTGGCGCTCAAGGACGAGGGACGCACGGACGAGGCGATCGCTCTCGCACGCAAGAGCTGGCGCACCGATCCGTTCGGACAGGCGCTCGAGAAGATCGTCCTGAAGGAGTTCGAGACGGCGCTGACGAAAGACGACCATCGCCTGCGCACCGAGCGCTTCCTTTTCAAGGAGAGCGGCGAGGCGGCACTGCGCAATGCCGCTCGCGTCTCGGCCGATTATGTCGTGCTGGCCAGAGCGCGCCTCGCCAGCGCCGGTGCACGCCGGCCGATCTCCGATAAACTCATTGCCGCCGTGCCACCTTCCGTGCGCAGCGATGTCTCCTTCGCCTTCCTGCAGGCGCAGCAGGCCCGCCGCGGCGACAAGCTCGACGATGCGGTGAAGGCGCTCGCCAACATCCCGCGCGATCCGGCGCTGCTCGGGGATGGCGACGGCTGGTGGGAAGAGCGGCGCATCATCTCGCGCAAGCTCATCGATGCCGGCCAGCCGGCAAAAGCCTATGAGGTTTCCGCCGGCCATGGCGCCGAGGATGCGGCCGAGCGGATCGAAGCGGAATGGCATGCCGGCTTCGTCGCGCTGCGCTTCCTCAAGAAGGCCGATGTCGCGCTAAAGCATTTCGACGCGGCGGCGGCCATCGCCGAGACGCCGATCTCGGCCTCGCGCGCCGCCTATTGGCGGGGCCGTGCCTATGAGGAACTGGGCAAGACCGAGGAGGCAAAGGCCTCCTTCGGCAAGGCCGCCGAGCAACCGATCGCCTATTACGGACAACTCGCGCGGGCCAAGCTGGGCTTGGCCGGCCTGCCGCTGAGGAGTTCGGCCGCGGCCGGGCTCGAGGCGCTGCCTGGCCATCGCGGCGTCCGTTTGCTCTACCGCATCGGCGAGCGCGACCTCGCCACCGCGATGCTGAACGACCTGGCGCAGCGCCTTCACACCACCGAGGCGCTGGAGGCGGTCGCGGCCATCGCCCGTCGCGAGGCGGATGCGCGGGCGCTCGTCGGCATCGGCAAGGCCGCGCTGCAGCGCGGTTTCCCACTCGATATGGCCGCCTATCCGACCAACGGCATCCCGGAGTTCGACGTGCTCGGCGACCCGATGGAGAGGGCGATCGTTCACGCCATCGCCCGGCAGGAGAGCGCCTTCGAGCCGACCGCGATGTCGCAAGCCGGTGCGCGCGGCCTGATGCAGATGATGCCGGCGACGGCGCGCGAGACGGCGCGGCGCGCCGGCCTGCCCTTCGACTGGCAGAAGCTCGGACAGGATCCGCTCTACGCGGCGCGGATGGGCGCGGCCCATCTCAACGACCTGCTGAAGGAATGGCGCGGCTCCTACATCCTGAGCTTCGCCGCTTACAACGCCGGCTCGCCGAACGTGAAGAAATGGATCGCCGCCTATGGCGACCCGCGCGATCCGGAGGTCGACGCCGTCGACTGGGTCGAGCGCATCCCGTTCTCCGAGACGCGCAACTACGTCCAGCGCGTGATGGAGAATTTGCAGGTCTATCGCGAGCGACTGAACCAGCGCACAGCCTATCTGATCGACTACGATTTGAAGCGCGGCGGCAAGCGCGACTGA
- the dapA gene encoding 4-hydroxy-tetrahydrodipicolinate synthase: MTKHIAFTGSMPALVTPFKAGKVDEEALRALVDWQIGNGSTGLVPVGTTGESPTLSHDEHKRVVEIVVEQAKGRVPVIAGAGSNNTIEAIDLAKHAEKARADAVLVVTPYYNKPTQEGMYQHFKAVNDAVGIPIIIYNIPPRSVVDMSVETMARLYELKHIAGVKDATANLARVSQQRHAMGADFIQLSGEDMTALAYMAAGGHGCISVVANVAPRLCADLMEAALKGDYAAALKVQDRLVPLHDATFKEPGLAGAKHGLALLGRIEEEVRLPLMPVTPATGKVIREAMVFAGLLNA; this comes from the coding sequence ATGACCAAGCACATTGCCTTTACCGGCTCGATGCCCGCTCTGGTCACGCCGTTCAAAGCCGGTAAGGTCGACGAAGAGGCACTGCGCGCGCTGGTCGACTGGCAGATCGGCAATGGCTCCACCGGCCTCGTTCCGGTCGGCACCACCGGCGAGAGCCCGACCCTCAGCCATGACGAGCACAAGCGCGTCGTCGAGATCGTCGTGGAGCAGGCCAAGGGCCGCGTTCCGGTCATTGCCGGCGCCGGCTCCAACAACACGATCGAGGCGATCGACCTCGCAAAGCATGCCGAGAAGGCCCGCGCCGATGCCGTGCTCGTGGTCACGCCCTACTACAACAAGCCGACCCAGGAAGGCATGTACCAGCACTTCAAGGCTGTGAACGATGCGGTCGGCATCCCGATCATCATCTACAACATCCCTCCGCGCTCGGTCGTCGACATGTCGGTCGAGACGATGGCACGGCTCTACGAGCTGAAGCACATCGCCGGGGTGAAGGACGCCACGGCCAACCTCGCCCGTGTCTCGCAGCAGCGCCACGCCATGGGCGCGGACTTCATCCAGCTCTCGGGCGAGGACATGACCGCGCTCGCCTATATGGCGGCCGGCGGCCATGGCTGCATCTCGGTGGTCGCCAATGTCGCGCCGCGCCTCTGCGCCGATCTCATGGAGGCCGCGCTCAAGGGCGACTACGCCGCGGCGCTGAAGGTGCAGGATCGGCTCGTGCCGCTCCATGACGCAACTTTCAAGGAGCCTGGCCTCGCGGGCGCCAAGCACGGCCTCGCTCTGCTCGGTCGCATCGAGGAGGAGGTTCGCCTGCCGCTGATGCCGGTGACGCCGGCGACCGGCAAAGTCATTCGCGAGGCGATGGTGTTCGCCGGGCTGTTGAATGCCTAA
- a CDS encoding FMN-binding negative transcriptional regulator yields MYEPSHFKVEDRAQLDAVIRQHPLATLVTVGEGGLIANPVPFVLHADEGENGVLRAHLARPNAQWKAIAAGAETLVIFTGVERYVTPAWYATKQETGKVVPTWNYVTVQVRGPARTIDDAVWLRAQLESLTRQQEAPRAEPWAVSDAPEPFIAAQTRGIVGIEIEIASIIGKFKLSQNRREDDKLGVLNGLSANPESESQTMAALVKEHGFGGNA; encoded by the coding sequence ATGTACGAGCCCAGTCATTTCAAGGTCGAGGATCGTGCGCAGCTCGACGCGGTCATCCGCCAGCATCCGCTCGCCACGCTGGTGACAGTGGGCGAGGGTGGGTTGATCGCCAATCCCGTGCCCTTCGTCCTGCATGCCGATGAGGGCGAGAACGGCGTTCTGCGCGCCCATCTCGCGCGCCCCAATGCGCAATGGAAAGCGATCGCGGCGGGTGCCGAGACGCTGGTGATCTTCACAGGCGTGGAGCGCTACGTGACGCCGGCCTGGTATGCGACCAAGCAGGAGACGGGCAAGGTCGTGCCGACCTGGAACTACGTCACGGTGCAGGTGCGCGGCCCGGCCCGCACGATCGACGACGCCGTCTGGCTGCGCGCCCAGCTCGAGTCGCTGACGCGCCAGCAGGAGGCGCCGCGCGCCGAGCCCTGGGCGGTGAGCGACGCGCCTGAGCCCTTCATCGCAGCGCAGACGCGCGGCATCGTTGGCATCGAGATCGAGATCGCTTCGATCATCGGCAAATTCAAGCTCAGCCAGAACCGGCGGGAGGACGACAAGCTCGGCGTTCTCAACGGCTTGAGCGCCAATCCTGAATCGGAATCGCAGACGATGGCAGCGCTCGTCAAGGAACATGGATTCGGCGGCAACGCATGA
- the smpB gene encoding SsrA-binding protein SmpB produces the protein MKKPDPERYRLAADNRKARFNYEIKETLEAGIALQGTEIKSLRGGKATIGESYAGPMGTELYLFNAHIPEYLEANRFNHEVRRPRKLLLHRRQINQLMGAIQREGMALIPLKVYFNDKGRAKVELGLGKGKKLHDKRETEKERDWNRDKQRLLKSGG, from the coding sequence ATGAAGAAACCCGATCCCGAGCGCTACAGGCTGGCCGCCGATAATCGCAAGGCGCGCTTCAACTACGAGATCAAGGAGACCCTGGAGGCGGGCATCGCCTTGCAGGGCACCGAGATCAAGTCGTTGCGCGGCGGCAAGGCGACGATCGGCGAGAGCTATGCGGGCCCGATGGGGACCGAGCTTTACCTGTTCAATGCCCACATCCCGGAATATCTCGAAGCCAACCGCTTCAACCATGAGGTCCGCCGGCCGAGGAAGTTGCTGCTGCATCGCCGCCAGATCAACCAGCTGATGGGCGCGATCCAGCGCGAGGGCATGGCCCTGATCCCGCTCAAGGTCTATTTCAACGACAAGGGCAGGGCGAAGGTCGAGCTCGGCCTCGGCAAGGGCAAGAAGCTGCACGACAAGCGCGAGACCGAGAAAGAGCGCGACTGGAATCGCGACAAGCAGAGACTTCTGAAATCGGGCGGCTGA